The window AATATCCCAAAGCGTAATGCTGCATGAAAAAACTGTTCTGGACTCACAAAGCCTAGACTCAGAGATAACACGACATGAGCTGGCGAACAAGCGTTACACGGTCATTCAAGATTTCAATTCGGGCGCATTAGAATTCCAGCAGGCTCTAGAAATCCTATCGATCAGCCGGTCACAATTCTACAAGTTGCTCAAACGGTCGAGAGGGTCTCTGAGCTACCGCGCCATCGTAGGCGATCGTAGCGGAAGAAAGTTCGGCGCAAATGCGATTCAGAATGACGTGGAGCGGCTCATCGAGGACATGTTCCTTAAGCACTACCCTCAGGCGAGAACCTATGGGGCGGTCTGGAGAGCTTGTCAGACCGAGGGTGACAGCCGTCAAATTCTGAGACCGAGCTATCACACGGTCAAACGATGGATTAAAAAGCAACCGTCAGAACTTCTCTACAAGATGAAACACGGGAAGGAAGCAGCGGTTCAGCGTTTTGAACTTCGTCCAGGCTACAAAGTAACGAACCGCCCTTTGGAGTGGGTGCAGATTGACCACACGGTTGTGGATATGCTGTTAGTCGATGAGGACGATAGGACAAAAATTATCGGTCGTCCCTACATCAGTTTGGCAATCTGTATTCATACTAGAGTAATTCTCGGGTTCTACCTGTCCTTCCTCCCTCCCAGCGCAGTGACAGTCGCTATGTTATTGGAGAACTGCGCCCTGCCGAAGGACGAGATGCTGGAAAGGTGGGGATTACCGACGTATTTGTGGCCTATGCACGGTTTGCCGGAGACGATCCATACCGACAACGCGAAGGAATTCACGTCGGACGTTTTCGTTCTTAATGCAAAAGGCTTCGGTATCACGGTTGAGCATCGGATGATTGGAAAGAAGCATCAGGGTGGGCACATTGAAAGCCTGATTGGCAAACAGATGATCCATTTGATCCACCAACTACCTGGTAGTACTGGTTCGAACACAGTTCAACGCAAGTCACTTCGCAGTGAGAAGACCGCCAGCATTACCCTAACAAGGCTGCGTCAGATGATGGTATATGCCATACATGCTTATCATGAGACGAAGCACTCAGCGTTAGGTAAAAGTCCTAGCCAAGCTTGGAACAAGCATTATGAAAAGCATCCAGCTTATCGGCTCCTGCCAGTGGTTCAGCATGAGCACTTCAAGTACACCTTTTATCCTGAAGTCTCAGGTAAGGAAATCACCCCTGACGGGATAGGTATGTTTCGTAGGCAATACTTCTCATCAGCCTTGAAGAGTAAGGTTCGACAGAAGGTTCTAGTAAAATATGACCCTTATGATATGAGCTATGTAATGGTTAAGTTTGACGGTAAATGGGAAAAGATTCCGTGTGTAAGGAACAAATTTAACAGAAGCAGCGACCTAGAGATTTATCGTTGGCAGCGTCAACAAAAAGGAGACCGGGACGGAACCATGAGCACTTCAGGGGCGCAGTCGGCTGGGAAATTTCACCAAGCTGCTGAAGAGGAATCAAAGCTTACGCGCCAGGAGAAACAGAGGAAGAAACGCGAGAAAGGTATGGAGGACTACAGAACACAGAACGCTAAATCTGGCTCTGTTGCAGCCAATTCAGACAACGCAACTGAATCGAAAAAACTCCATACGTCCATTAATCCCAAGACGAAGCCTAAGCTGGGCAAGGTCGCTAGGGAAGTTACATCGAATGTTTTTGATGTCATTGCATTCTTGCAGCGTAAGGAGCAGGTTGCTCGCGACGACGAGTTTCCGGTTATCTACGACAGCGCCCCTATTCGATGGTGAAGCAACAGCCCAGTTTGAGTAGCCCGAGTTGGACAGCAGGCTAAAATCTTAGCAAAAGCTAATGCATAAAGACGCCGTTAATGGATCAAATAAAACGTAATCCACTTGCGTGATTCAGTAGCGCGAGTACGGATTTTATTGTCTGAAAATTGGAATAAGGCGTATCGCAATATTATAAATTCTCAGAAGTAAAATTTTGCGCACGCCTTGTTCGTTGCCTGAAAAAACTTAATCAACGGGAAAGGTGTCAATAGGTTTGATGCCACTTCCGCAGGCTCTGTCATAGTGAATGATATGCAAGTTGAGTCCTTGGCCTTGAATAAGTTATATGTAAATATTTAAATTGGAAATTTACTGTGAGCGAAAATCTTTATCCGCATGTGCATCAGGCTGCTCAGCACCATTTTGAGCTTTCCGATGAAAATAGAATGATCTCGTGCTCTGACGATTTCTGGGTGCCGCATCCTGCAGCAGAACGAGTTATCAGTCAGATTCATTTCTCTATGAAAATGAAAAACAGGATTGTAGCGCCTTGCATGATCGTTGCAGCAGCAGGCGGCGCGGGCAAGTCTGCAATGGTGAACCAACTCAAGGAGCGTAATCTGTACGCTGATGACAAGTTGATATTTGTGACCATGCATCAGAATCCAAATAACTATAGTTTGCGCGACCTGATTCTTGTTGCGATGGGCCTTGGAGTCGGTAAGCTTGCGCGTCAAGGCGGAAATCTTACCCCACAACTTCAAAGTAGAATCAAATCGCAGAATATCAGAGGCATTGTCATCGATGAGGTGCACGACGCATTGACGTTGACGGCTGCACAGCAAAGCGTGAATTTGTCACTTTTGAAGAATCTTTCTAGTGATATTTATGGGCTTTCGGTCTTCGCATTTGGTGTAGAAGATGCTGCAGATGTTCTTCGCCGAGATCAGCAATTGGAGCGTCGCTACGCGGTAAAACATTTGGCCAGTTGGGAGAACGGCGCTGAGTTTAGAAGTTTTGTCGCAAGCTACATCCATCGGTTGCCTTTGAAGAAAGCGACCAATTTGAAAGACCAGATCCTGTATTTGAAGATTTTGGACAAAAGCTTGGGTTTAACTGACAACATTGTGAAAATCCTGCAGAGTGCCGCGATGGCAGCAGTCATTGACGGCAGCGAGCACATTACGCATTCCCATATCGATAACATCGAATCAATCATGGAAGACTTCAGCTTCGCCCTGCGAGCCGAAGATGCCGATGCTACAGCATAATAGGAACATGTCTTGAATCAAGAGCACTCCCTGCAAGTTGCTCGCACTGTACTGGAAGGCCGTCACGGCTTCCAGTATGTTAGCGAGTCTTGGCGTAACGCTTTTTCCCAAATGCTAAAGTATATTCAGAACGAAGAGGGCGGCCAAGTGATTCTGGTTGACGGCCCTGCGGGAAGCGGTATTACGACTTTTTTTAGAGCTATTGTGGCTGACCCTGTCTTCTCTGGGATTACCGTGATGAATAATTTATATGATTACGACATCACTTTTATAGATAGAGTTTGTGCTGCATTTTCACTTCTAGAACCTTCCGTTTCCCTGCAAGACGTGCCCGCTTACTTAGCGGAGTTTTCATTTCTCACTGCCCAGACGATGATCGCGGTCGACGATTTGGATGTGATTGTGCGAAATAAGGTGGAATCCCTACATGTCGCGGAACAGATAAGAAAAATGACGGAGAGTCGTGCGCGATTCTGCTTTATTATTTCAACACGCTCGACATCGTTGCAGCAGCATATAGAAACTAGTAGCTCAAATTTTTTTCGGATAGGGCTTAAGCGGCAGCTTAATATTTCTAGTTGCACTGAGATTATCGAGTCTTTTTGGCGTTGGAATAATAGTGCCTTTCGATTAGACATCCCTATGAGTAAATGTATTTTTAGCCTCTGTAAAGAGGCTGACTTTGAGATCGATCGAGTAATCGATATCCTTCAAGATATTTATGTGCTTAGGGTTTTGTTTGGGAAGGGGGCGCAAAAAATAACGGATAGATGCATGTCGAGGGAGGAAATCAAATTTGAGGTGCAATCAAATGTTTATTCCTGAGATTTCGGAGGGAGAAAGCCTTTCGTCCTGGATGTACAGGATTGCTTTGCAGGGAATGTGTAATAGATATTTTGACGCGAGTCACATTGGGGAGTTTGAGGCTGGCGAGATGTGGGCTCATGCAACGCATTCATCGGTAAGTGATCCTGATTTTATGGAAACTAACGTGAAGCTGCCATCTTTCATCAAGCAGCATGGTGTTGCGAGAGAGCGTTTTGCCGAGAAGTTCGGCCCGTGTAAGCAGCCGTTAGTTCCGATTAAATATCGGCGCTCTTATTGCTATGCATGTTTGGAAGAAGGTCTCAAGACCACCCGCTCATTTGTATGCAAATTGGAGTGGCGATATCTTCTTCAACCCTTTTGCGCTGCGCACCAGGTTCTTTTGCGAGACGCACCCGTAAAATACAGTACCAACGAAGATTATGGGTTCCGGCTTTTCATGTGGCACCACAATAGAGACAGGGTTTTCGACCGATATGATCTTGCATGTGAAGCTGATTCAGAGTTGCTGAGGCTGTCTTTGGATGTGCAGCAGCGGTACATGGATCTCCGGCTAAGGGCGCCCCATAGCGATGTGGCTCAGCAGATGGACAATTTTATGCTTACTCTAATGAGAACGATGCTTCTACCTTGCCTCAGCGCTTCATACCGCAATGTGGATATGTCGGGATGCGGAGGCCCCGATTGTTTTCCAAAGCATGGCCTAAGCTTCTATGTGACATTCTTTTTCGAGGTTTACAGAGTGTCGTGCAGTGCGAGAGCGAGGGCGCTTTATTTGAGTGGGCTATTGCTCGGCTGGATCGAACCCAGCGATGCTCAAGCAGCTAGGGGTAGGGACTACTATAGGGCCACTGATCGCGCGCAAATATGGCGGACTATTGATATAAATTCGCAGTTAGGTAGATGGGTGCATAATCAGTTGGAGTTGTACGAGAGCAGTCTCCTTTCACTATCGAACATAGGCGTTTAAGCGCTATGTGTAAGGAAATGATGCTGACTTATCTGTTTCCTGTTTATCTGACGACATCCATTCGTGTCAGCTTACCGAGGAGCTTCGAATCACGCCAAGTGACCTTGTGCTTTGTAGGAAGCGCGCGAACCGGGCAGATCCTCACTTACTCGTCCTCATTCGGCTATCCGGGCGTGGATCTCTACCAACGAGCATTGCTCGCCCTTAGAGCGCAGGAGTCAGGGAAGTGTTCATGGCCTTCAACTATAAACCCGATGGTCAGCCAGTTCTCCGGCGTAATGCCGGTAGAACCAGACTTCTCGACTCGGTATCCAGATCCAGATCGGCTATGTGCCTCCCTAAACTGGAGGTACAAACGAAAGTTGAATTTGATCGACGAACAGGTGTTTAAAAACCGCCTGCTACGTTGCCTTTTTGATTGGGGATGCGATGAGCTAGCTTTGATCAACGACCCCTATAGGATCAGTTTGGAAGCACTCTTCAGGATCCTTTCGGCAACGGTGACGCGAATGAACCATACACGATAGACGTTCATAGATTACGCAAAGGTCGACAGGAATCCTGTCACTAGATCTCTGGACAGCAGCCGGCTATAGAGCCTGGATTGCTTACCCTTTCACAGGCTAATGGGCACAGTATAGGTTGTGGCTGTCCAGTATCGTTGGCCTTGCATTAAGCAAGAACGCCATTTTCTTCCCAATGCAACGCCAGACGTCCGAAGTGATCCACGCGTTAGCATGAGCGCAGCATTAGGTTTTCCTCATACACTCAGTCTTGCCTTAGATAACCGGCTGGGCGAGTGTAGTGGATAAATAGTGTGGTGATGAGGCGCGTCGTGGTGGAGGTTCTGCCTTAAAAGGCTTACTCCTTTTGCCAGTACCGTTGAACAGTCGATGTGGGCAAACCTAGTGCGCGCGCAGCTTCGGCTTGTGTCAAACCCTGCTTTTTCAGTTCAACAACGGCACTAACCCTCTGAGCATCCGCTCGAGTTCCTCGAGATCGTTTTTTCAATGCGCCGTCTTGAATCTGATCCTCCATGATTTTAAGGCCACCAGATTCGATGAAGCCTTGAAGCTCTTTCTGCGCATTTTTTATCAAATGTTCAGGAGCCTCTTTGTCACGGATCGCCAAGCACAACGCCAACAGAGTCAGAAGGTTGATATCGAGCGTTTCGGCGATCTTGACGAGGGTCGGTAGCGTCGCCTGGATTTTCCCTTGTTCGAGCAAGCTAAGGTTGCTCTGGCTGATGGTTCCCGCCAGGGCCTCATAACCCAATCCTTTCATTTGCCGGATGGCGCGCAGCGTGACGGCTAGCTCTTCCTTCACGTTCAATTTCTCAAAATAAAGGATAGAGCCATACTCGCGTTGACCCACCAAATATCTCTAATTGTTAATGGTGGGATATTTGCTTATGATGGCCATTCAACAGGATGCATAGCGCCAAGGAATCGCGTGCCTTTCGGCAGCATCCCTAACCGGTTGCCAGAAGCATGAGCAGGGTCAATCGAAGGCTGCCTACGCTGAGCTTCTTCAGAGCTTGGCAGGATTTGAAATAGGGTTTATCCGCAGTGTTTGTAACCAATAGCAGCAATTTGCAGAGGCAATTTAGAAGTCCGGACAGCACTCGAATGTTCTGGAAGTCGGTCGATATCAGTCGGTGCCAGTACTCGTTTCTGATTGAGGGAATGGGATTAGAGGATGGTGGCTTTAGTCCGGTTGCTCACCTAGTTACGGATGTGGAAACCGTTCAGATGATGCGTGCAGCGGAGCAGGGCGAATTCCTGATCGTGACGAACATCCATCTCATACTTCCACCCACTAAGCGTGAGCAGGGGTCATACGCAATGGAGCTTCTTTCTGAAATTCGCATCCAGCCTGGCACCGAGGAAAACCCTGTCTACGAGTTCATCACCGGAACGGGCCATATCTACACCAGTGCACGCACATGATGGTTCAAACACTGGAGGCGCCATGTCAGTAACACTTGATGAGATTGGTCAGTTTTTTTACGGAAGTGGGGAAGTCGTTCATGGGTGGCATGGCGCGCAAGAAGAAATAATAGGGCTCGCCGAAAAGACTTTTCCGGGGAAACCTTTCTGCCTAGTGAAGCAATGGATCATCGCTGATCTCCAGCTCACTCAGGCGGAGCAGGATCGACTCGCATCAATGGGGCTGCTACCAAATGCTGTCTACTCCCATGAGGTCGTCCTGGACAGCCGCCGACGTTTTTCTCCCGGCCACTGGGTGCGCACCAATTTCGGAATTTCGCATGATCACCCGTGCTTGTTTGAAACCAAAAGCACGGTCTACCTGTTGCTTGGTGATGGGTTAAGGAAGCCAGCAGGACTTAGTACCGTTTTTTCG of the Pseudomonas sp. Seg1 genome contains:
- a CDS encoding Mu transposase C-terminal domain-containing protein; translated protein: MEEISQSVMLHEKTVLDSQSLDSEITRHELANKRYTVIQDFNSGALEFQQALEILSISRSQFYKLLKRSRGSLSYRAIVGDRSGRKFGANAIQNDVERLIEDMFLKHYPQARTYGAVWRACQTEGDSRQILRPSYHTVKRWIKKQPSELLYKMKHGKEAAVQRFELRPGYKVTNRPLEWVQIDHTVVDMLLVDEDDRTKIIGRPYISLAICIHTRVILGFYLSFLPPSAVTVAMLLENCALPKDEMLERWGLPTYLWPMHGLPETIHTDNAKEFTSDVFVLNAKGFGITVEHRMIGKKHQGGHIESLIGKQMIHLIHQLPGSTGSNTVQRKSLRSEKTASITLTRLRQMMVYAIHAYHETKHSALGKSPSQAWNKHYEKHPAYRLLPVVQHEHFKYTFYPEVSGKEITPDGIGMFRRQYFSSALKSKVRQKVLVKYDPYDMSYVMVKFDGKWEKIPCVRNKFNRSSDLEIYRWQRQQKGDRDGTMSTSGAQSAGKFHQAAEEESKLTRQEKQRKKREKGMEDYRTQNAKSGSVAANSDNATESKKLHTSINPKTKPKLGKVAREVTSNVFDVIAFLQRKEQVARDDEFPVIYDSAPIRW
- a CDS encoding TniB family NTP-binding protein, with the translated sequence MSENLYPHVHQAAQHHFELSDENRMISCSDDFWVPHPAAERVISQIHFSMKMKNRIVAPCMIVAAAGGAGKSAMVNQLKERNLYADDKLIFVTMHQNPNNYSLRDLILVAMGLGVGKLARQGGNLTPQLQSRIKSQNIRGIVIDEVHDALTLTAAQQSVNLSLLKNLSSDIYGLSVFAFGVEDAADVLRRDQQLERRYAVKHLASWENGAEFRSFVASYIHRLPLKKATNLKDQILYLKILDKSLGLTDNIVKILQSAAMAAVIDGSEHITHSHIDNIESIMEDFSFALRAEDADATA
- a CDS encoding helix-turn-helix transcriptional regulator; protein product: MGQREYGSILYFEKLNVKEELAVTLRAIRQMKGLGYEALAGTISQSNLSLLEQGKIQATLPTLVKIAETLDINLLTLLALCLAIRDKEAPEHLIKNAQKELQGFIESGGLKIMEDQIQDGALKKRSRGTRADAQRVSAVVELKKQGLTQAEAARALGLPTSTVQRYWQKE